The Streptomyces spororaveus genome includes a region encoding these proteins:
- a CDS encoding LLM class flavin-dependent oxidoreductase — protein sequence MSVSSSSPAPLHLAVALDGAGRHPAAWREPGARPAELFTARYWAGLASEAETGLLDFITFEDGLALQSSSPTGSDERTDRVRGRLDAVLTAARVAPLTRRIGLVPAVTATHTEPFHISKAIATPDHVSRGRAGLRIQVSGLAHEASHFGRRTAPFADGELYAEAADHVEVVRRLWDSWEDDAEIRNVATGRFVDREKLHHIDFEGRHFSVRGPSITPRPPQGQPVVSASGAGEASYALIARSAEVGYVAAHDGDGARAAVAAIRRAREATGATAEPLHLFGELTVFLDADAPAAAARLERLDALAGLPHGDGGTAFTGSPGQLADLLLERRAAGLSGFLLRPGVIAHDLPAITRSLVPELQRRGAFRHAYEADTLRGLLGLERPANRYARPAARPAA from the coding sequence GTGTCCGTTTCCTCATCGTCCCCGGCGCCCCTGCACCTGGCCGTCGCTCTCGACGGAGCGGGCCGGCACCCGGCCGCCTGGCGCGAGCCGGGTGCCCGGCCCGCAGAGCTCTTCACCGCCCGCTACTGGGCCGGTCTCGCCTCCGAGGCCGAGACCGGGCTGCTCGACTTCATCACCTTCGAGGACGGCCTCGCCCTGCAGTCCTCCTCGCCCACCGGATCCGACGAACGCACGGACCGGGTCCGCGGGCGGCTGGACGCGGTGCTCACCGCGGCCCGGGTGGCGCCCCTGACCCGGCGCATCGGGCTGGTCCCGGCCGTGACGGCCACCCACACCGAGCCCTTCCACATCTCCAAGGCGATCGCCACGCCCGACCATGTCAGCCGCGGCCGTGCGGGCCTGCGGATCCAGGTGTCCGGACTCGCCCACGAGGCAAGCCACTTCGGGCGGCGCACCGCTCCGTTCGCGGACGGGGAGCTGTACGCGGAGGCCGCCGACCACGTCGAGGTGGTCCGGCGGCTGTGGGACAGCTGGGAGGACGACGCGGAGATCCGGAACGTGGCCACGGGCCGGTTCGTCGACCGCGAGAAGCTGCACCACATCGACTTCGAGGGCCGCCACTTCAGCGTCAGGGGCCCCTCGATCACCCCCCGCCCGCCGCAGGGACAGCCCGTCGTCAGCGCGTCCGGCGCCGGCGAGGCCTCGTACGCGCTCATCGCCCGGTCCGCCGAGGTCGGGTACGTGGCCGCGCACGACGGCGACGGTGCGCGCGCCGCCGTGGCGGCGATCCGGCGGGCCCGGGAGGCGACCGGGGCCACCGCGGAGCCGCTGCACCTCTTCGGGGAACTCACGGTGTTCCTCGACGCGGACGCCCCGGCCGCCGCCGCACGCCTGGAGCGCCTCGACGCGCTCGCGGGACTCCCGCACGGCGACGGCGGCACGGCTTTCACCGGGAGTCCCGGGCAGCTGGCGGACCTGCTGCTGGAGCGGCGGGCCGCGGGGCTGTCGGGCTTCCTGCTGCGGCCGGGCGTGATCGCCCACGACCTGCCCGCCATCACCCGTTCCCTGGTGCCGGAACTCCAGCGGCGCGGGGCCTTCCGCCACGCGTACGAGGCGGACACGCTGCGCGGCCTGCTCGGGCTGGAGCGCCCGGCCAACCGCTACGCACGGCCCGCTGCCCGACCCGCCGCCTGA
- a CDS encoding aryl-sulfate sulfotransferase codes for MTVDQNTLRRRGVGLIAHDPERSYGGLTLYTPITSAGEIHLVDIEGRPVHTWNSPHPPGRQAQILPNGNLFYAAKDTSGPTLFPIWDVYHGGIFQELAPDSTVLREVRHPFHHHDASILRNGNLLIGAVEPLDPADAARIRGGIPGSEAPGGVIYGDVVYELTWDGEIVWRWAAIEHLDPEEVPLNRHFARNHWPMANTVNESADGSIVVGFRSASTTVSVDRADGSVRWRIGPDVLAQQHHPHELPGGTLLVFDNGTYRDTTSVPYSRVLELDPSTGKEVWAYEDNPPQNFFSPYMSSAQRLPNGNTFIAEGSFGRLFEVTPGGDVVWEFVVPQFRSFGEGVGLESSAGAQNSVFRAYRYAAEQFPWL; via the coding sequence ATGACCGTCGACCAGAACACCCTGCGCCGCCGCGGCGTCGGCCTGATCGCCCACGACCCCGAGCGCAGCTACGGCGGCCTCACCCTCTACACACCGATCACCAGTGCCGGCGAGATCCACCTCGTCGACATCGAGGGCCGACCGGTCCACACCTGGAACTCCCCGCACCCGCCCGGTCGCCAGGCGCAGATCCTGCCGAACGGCAACCTCTTCTACGCGGCCAAGGACACGAGCGGCCCCACCCTCTTCCCCATCTGGGACGTGTACCACGGCGGCATCTTCCAGGAGCTCGCGCCGGACTCCACGGTGCTCCGCGAGGTGCGGCACCCCTTCCACCACCACGACGCCTCGATCCTGCGCAACGGCAACCTGCTCATCGGGGCCGTGGAGCCCCTGGACCCGGCCGACGCGGCCCGGATCCGCGGCGGCATCCCCGGCTCCGAGGCGCCCGGCGGGGTGATCTACGGGGACGTGGTGTACGAGCTGACCTGGGACGGGGAGATCGTGTGGCGCTGGGCCGCCATCGAGCACCTGGACCCGGAGGAGGTACCGCTGAACCGGCACTTCGCCCGCAACCACTGGCCGATGGCCAACACCGTCAACGAGAGCGCGGACGGCTCGATCGTGGTGGGCTTCCGCAGCGCGTCGACCACCGTGTCGGTCGACCGCGCCGACGGGTCGGTGCGGTGGCGCATCGGCCCGGACGTGCTCGCCCAGCAGCACCATCCGCACGAACTGCCCGGCGGCACCCTGCTGGTCTTCGACAACGGCACCTACCGCGACACCACCTCGGTGCCGTACTCGCGGGTGCTGGAGCTCGACCCGTCCACCGGCAAGGAGGTGTGGGCGTACGAGGACAACCCGCCGCAGAACTTCTTCAGCCCGTACATGTCCAGCGCCCAGCGCCTGCCGAACGGCAACACCTTCATCGCCGAGGGCTCCTTCGGGCGGCTCTTCGAGGTGACTCCCGGCGGGGACGTGGTGTGGGAGTTCGTGGTCCCGCAGTTCCGGTCCTTCGGGGAGGGCGTGGGCCTGGAGTCCTCGGCCGGCGCCCAGAACTCGGTCTTCCGCGCCTACCGGTACGCCGCCGAGCAGTTCCCCTGGCTGTGA
- a CDS encoding LLM class flavin-dependent oxidoreductase: protein MKFLAITLITDSPDPVTGGPGPTRERFRGVVAAALRAEQLGFDGFGVGERHERPFLSSSPPVVLSHIAALTHRIRLFTAVTTLSLLDPVRAYEDYATLDHLSDGRLELMIGKGNGTAQRELFQVTPEDQWARNAEGYELFRRIWREDKVSAQPRFRPALSGAEVLPRPYQRTLRVWHGSATSRESVDLAARYGDPLFSANVTHPIGPYAELIRHYRERWEHYGHDPARAVVGAGTAGYHAARTSQQAVAAYRPAFARYLAFHEQLGTAPVFPTLEDFVERSSALIGSPQQVIEKVHRYHEAFGHTALHLQAEAGGLPEADHRASLELFQSDIAPVLRRAIPDPVFPDPALPDL from the coding sequence GTGAAGTTCCTCGCCATCACCCTGATCACGGACTCCCCGGACCCGGTGACGGGAGGCCCCGGGCCCACCCGGGAGCGGTTCCGCGGGGTGGTCGCCGCCGCGCTGCGGGCGGAGCAGCTCGGCTTCGACGGCTTCGGCGTGGGAGAGCGCCACGAGCGGCCGTTCCTGTCCTCCTCACCGCCCGTGGTGCTCAGCCACATCGCCGCGCTGACCCACCGGATCCGGCTGTTCACCGCCGTCACCACCCTGAGCCTGCTCGACCCGGTGCGGGCGTACGAGGACTACGCGACGCTCGACCACCTCAGCGACGGGCGCCTGGAGCTGATGATCGGCAAGGGCAACGGCACCGCGCAGCGCGAGCTGTTCCAGGTGACCCCCGAGGACCAGTGGGCACGCAACGCCGAGGGCTACGAGCTGTTCCGCCGGATCTGGCGGGAGGACAAGGTCAGCGCGCAGCCGCGCTTCCGGCCCGCGCTGAGCGGTGCCGAGGTGCTGCCGAGGCCGTACCAGCGGACCCTGAGGGTCTGGCACGGCAGCGCCACGAGCCGGGAGTCGGTCGACCTCGCGGCGCGGTACGGCGATCCGCTGTTCTCGGCGAACGTCACCCACCCGATCGGCCCCTACGCCGAGCTGATCCGCCACTACCGGGAGCGCTGGGAGCACTACGGCCACGATCCGGCGCGGGCGGTGGTCGGCGCGGGCACGGCCGGCTACCACGCCGCCCGGACCTCGCAGCAGGCGGTCGCGGCGTACCGGCCCGCGTTCGCGCGCTACCTCGCCTTCCACGAGCAGCTGGGGACGGCCCCCGTCTTCCCGACCCTGGAGGACTTCGTCGAGCGGAGCTCGGCGCTGATCGGCAGCCCCCAGCAGGTCATCGAGAAGGTGCACCGCTACCACGAGGCCTTCGGTCACACGGCCCTGCATCTGCAGGCCGAGGCGGGCGGGCTCCCCGAGGCGGACCACCGCGCCTCGCTCGAACTCTTCCAGTCGGACATCGCCCCGGTGCTGCGCCGCGCGATACCCGACCCCGTCTTCCCCGACCCCGCCCTCCCCGACCTTTAA
- a CDS encoding amino acid ABC transporter ATP-binding protein, with protein MTTNTTAATTDTLTPRPAAIEVHDVHKWFGGRPVLDGVNLTVPPGTVTVVLGRSGSGKSTLLRVINHLEKPEAGYVSVGGEPIGVRRHGGRLKELSERAILAQRGRIGFVFQNFNLFPHLTVLDNVAAAPVATGRLPRDEAEDLARELLERVGLGDRTGAYPRQLSGGQQQRVAIARALALRPGVILFDEPTSALDPELVGEVLSVIKELATGGTTLVIVTHEIGFAREVADEVVFLHDGRVVEQGPPELVLDRPAHPRTREFLSKVL; from the coding sequence ATGACCACGAACACCACCGCGGCCACGACCGACACGCTCACGCCGCGGCCCGCCGCGATCGAGGTCCACGACGTGCACAAGTGGTTCGGGGGCCGGCCGGTCCTGGACGGGGTGAACCTGACCGTCCCACCGGGCACGGTCACCGTCGTCCTGGGGCGCTCCGGATCGGGGAAGTCCACCCTGCTGCGGGTCATCAACCACCTGGAGAAGCCCGAGGCCGGGTACGTCAGCGTGGGCGGTGAGCCGATCGGCGTCCGGCGGCACGGAGGGCGGCTGAAGGAGCTGAGCGAGCGTGCGATCCTCGCCCAGCGCGGCCGGATCGGCTTCGTCTTCCAGAACTTCAACCTCTTCCCGCACCTCACCGTGCTGGACAACGTCGCCGCGGCTCCGGTCGCCACCGGGCGGCTCCCCCGCGACGAGGCCGAGGACCTGGCACGGGAACTGCTGGAACGCGTCGGGCTCGGGGACCGGACGGGCGCCTATCCGCGGCAGCTGTCCGGCGGGCAGCAGCAGCGGGTGGCCATCGCCCGTGCCCTCGCGCTGCGCCCGGGGGTCATCCTCTTCGACGAGCCCACCTCCGCACTCGATCCGGAGCTCGTGGGCGAGGTGCTGTCCGTGATCAAGGAGCTGGCCACCGGGGGCACCACGCTGGTGATCGTGACGCACGAGATCGGCTTCGCCCGCGAGGTGGCCGACGAGGTGGTCTTCCTCCACGACGGGCGCGTCGTCGAACAGGGTCCCCCCGAGCTGGTCCTGGACCGGCCCGCCCATCCGCGGACCCGGGAGTTCCTGAGCAAGGTCCTGTGA
- a CDS encoding GNAT family N-acetyltransferase gives MSTPAHTSLDPHVLDNPAWAALSGAHTAFAEYPAGGGAVAARAARYSPDVSPFAALADPQDPRSWADLRTLVGDGEVASLAGVLTPPDGWETVGRIQGVQLVDTSLRAEPAPEAVRLGAADVPEVLALIRLTEPGPFLPRTVELGTYLGIRRQGRLVAMAGERLRPPGWTEISAVCTHPDHRGQGLATRLVRAVAAGIRERGEVPFLHTAAGNTRAVRLYESIGFTLRRRPFFLAVRAPGNTAANFS, from the coding sequence GTGAGCACCCCCGCGCACACCTCACTCGACCCCCATGTCCTGGACAACCCGGCCTGGGCCGCCCTGTCCGGCGCGCACACCGCCTTCGCCGAGTACCCGGCGGGAGGCGGCGCCGTCGCGGCCCGCGCCGCCCGCTACTCCCCGGACGTCTCGCCCTTCGCCGCCCTCGCCGACCCGCAGGACCCGCGTTCCTGGGCCGACCTGCGCACGCTGGTCGGCGACGGCGAGGTCGCCTCGCTCGCCGGGGTGCTGACCCCGCCCGACGGCTGGGAGACCGTCGGGCGGATCCAGGGCGTCCAGCTCGTCGACACCTCACTGCGCGCCGAGCCGGCCCCGGAGGCGGTCCGGTTGGGCGCCGCCGACGTGCCGGAGGTCCTCGCGCTGATCCGGCTGACCGAGCCCGGGCCCTTCCTCCCCCGCACCGTCGAGCTGGGCACCTACCTCGGCATCCGCCGGCAGGGCCGGCTGGTCGCCATGGCCGGGGAGCGGCTGCGTCCGCCCGGCTGGACCGAGATCAGCGCGGTGTGCACCCATCCCGACCACCGCGGCCAGGGCCTGGCGACCAGGCTGGTGCGGGCCGTCGCCGCGGGCATCCGGGAGCGCGGCGAGGTCCCGTTCCTGCACACCGCGGCGGGCAACACACGTGCCGTCCGGCTCTACGAGTCGATCGGCTTCACCCTGCGCCGCCGGCCCTTCTTCCTGGCCGTCCGGGCCCCGGGCAACACCGCTGCCAACTTCTCTTAA
- a CDS encoding ABC transporter substrate-binding protein: MLRPRAVTAVLLAVLLSPLATACTGSASGTADGARPAVTLAASDHLGGAPVYLAEQGDLWPAEGIEATVTSQPTGRDALNAVLGGQAQLGVVGDLPAVTAALGGRELRVVADLSRFSDWRLLTRTDRQITGFAALKGRKVGVPQGTNVEYALSRMLASAQLTASDVTVVNLAPNQVTSALARGDIDAGVTFPSFYDAARTALGAAYAELPFTGYTARTLLVAGPSANAESTTAVLRTLLRAQRELEADPAGARKAVLAQSKGVLQAAYVETYQPRYTYGPTLSPELLAQLEEEAAWAKAAQNLPGAADRAALLRSLDSGPLTAADPAAVTVR, encoded by the coding sequence ATGCTCAGACCCCGCGCGGTGACCGCCGTACTGCTCGCCGTCCTACTCTCCCCGCTCGCCACCGCCTGCACCGGCTCCGCGTCGGGCACCGCGGACGGCGCCCGCCCGGCCGTCACCCTCGCCGCGAGCGACCATCTCGGCGGCGCCCCCGTCTACCTGGCCGAGCAGGGCGACCTCTGGCCGGCCGAGGGCATCGAGGCCACCGTCACCTCCCAGCCCACCGGCCGGGACGCGCTGAACGCCGTGCTCGGCGGCCAGGCGCAGCTCGGCGTCGTCGGCGATCTGCCCGCCGTGACGGCCGCACTGGGCGGGCGCGAGCTGCGGGTCGTGGCCGACCTGTCCCGGTTCTCCGACTGGCGGCTGCTCACCCGTACCGACCGGCAGATCACCGGCTTCGCCGCGCTGAAGGGCCGCAAGGTCGGGGTCCCGCAGGGCACGAACGTCGAGTACGCGCTGTCGCGGATGCTCGCCTCGGCGCAGCTGACCGCCTCGGACGTGACGGTGGTCAACCTGGCCCCGAACCAGGTCACTTCGGCCCTGGCCCGCGGCGACATCGACGCCGGGGTCACCTTCCCCAGCTTCTACGACGCCGCGCGCACCGCCCTGGGCGCCGCCTACGCCGAGCTCCCCTTCACCGGATACACGGCCCGGACCCTCCTCGTCGCCGGTCCGTCCGCGAACGCGGAGAGCACCACCGCGGTCCTGCGTACGCTGCTGCGCGCCCAGCGGGAGCTCGAAGCGGACCCGGCCGGGGCGCGCAAGGCCGTACTCGCCCAGTCCAAGGGCGTCCTGCAGGCCGCCTACGTCGAGACCTACCAGCCCCGCTACACGTACGGCCCCACCCTCTCCCCCGAGCTGCTGGCGCAGCTGGAGGAGGAGGCCGCCTGGGCCAAGGCCGCCCAGAACCTGCCCGGCGCCGCCGACCGCGCCGCACTGCTGCGCTCCCTCGACTCCGGCCCCCTGACGGCCGCCGACCCGGCCGCCGTCACCGTCCGCTGA
- a CDS encoding ATP-binding cassette domain-containing protein — protein sequence MNIFRRRRPPGSAPRDGESSDGESSDGRAKGRTPTPAAVLRATGIRVTYGAEAVLDDVHLDLRAGRCLALAGANGSGKSTLLRVCVGRQQADAGEVFFADRPPREADAAFRREVALLLDGAECFPDLTVGEHIRMVATAHGMGKDAGPATERVLAELGLDHRAGAFPDALSAGQRQMLLLAAVLVRPARLIVVDEPEQRLDTGARRRLAAALRAAKVLGTAVLLASHDRATVEEAADRVLLLDRGRVAALGTPSEVTGAAAASPWR from the coding sequence ATGAATATATTTCGGCGGAGGCGGCCGCCGGGCTCCGCGCCGCGCGACGGGGAGTCGAGCGACGGGGAGTCGAGCGACGGGCGGGCGAAGGGGCGGACGCCGACGCCGGCGGCCGTGCTGCGGGCCACCGGCATTCGCGTCACCTACGGTGCCGAGGCCGTGCTCGACGACGTGCACCTCGATCTGCGAGCCGGCCGCTGCCTGGCCCTCGCCGGCGCCAACGGCTCCGGCAAGTCGACGCTGCTGCGCGTCTGCGTCGGCAGGCAACAGGCGGACGCGGGCGAGGTGTTCTTCGCCGACCGGCCACCGCGCGAGGCGGACGCCGCCTTCCGGCGCGAGGTCGCGCTGCTGCTCGACGGGGCCGAGTGCTTTCCCGACCTGACGGTCGGTGAGCACATCCGCATGGTCGCCACCGCGCACGGCATGGGCAAGGACGCCGGGCCCGCGACGGAGCGGGTGCTCGCGGAACTCGGACTGGACCACCGGGCCGGCGCGTTCCCCGACGCGTTGTCGGCGGGACAGCGCCAGATGCTCCTGCTCGCCGCGGTCCTGGTGCGGCCGGCCCGTCTGATCGTCGTGGACGAGCCCGAACAGAGGCTGGACACCGGCGCCCGGCGTCGGCTCGCCGCCGCGCTGCGGGCGGCCAAGGTGCTCGGCACTGCGGTCCTGCTGGCCTCGCACGACCGGGCGACCGTGGAGGAGGCCGCCGACCGGGTCCTGCTCCTGGACCGGGGACGCGTCGCGGCCCTCGGCACGCCCTCCGAAGTCACCGGTGCGGCGGCGGCGTCGCCGTGGCGGTGA
- a CDS encoding NtaA/DmoA family FMN-dependent monooxygenase (This protein belongs to a clade of FMN-dependent monooxygenases, within a broader family of flavin-dependent oxidoreductases, the luciferase-like monooxygenase (LMM) family, some of whose members use coenzyme F420 rather than FMN.), translating to MSSKPLKQIHLAAHFPGVNNTTVWSDPAAGSHIDFDSFIHFARTAERAKFDFLFLAEGLRLREQGGEIYDLDVVGRPDTFTVLAALAAVTDRLGLTGTINSTFNEPYEVARQFATLDHLSEGRAAWNVVTSWDAFTGENFRRGGFLPREDRYSRAQEFLATATELFDSWDGSEIAADAGSGTFLRNARAGVFAHRGRHFDIEGRFNVPRSPQGRPVIFQAGDSEEGREFAAAGADAIFGRYGTLDAGREFYADVKGRLARHGRTHDQLKILPAATFVLGDTDAEAREIAHEVRRLQVSGQTAIKFLEHVWNRDLSAYDPDGPLPETDPLVGENTIALGRASVRQFRDPLATARQWRELARAKNLSIRELVIATTADQTFVGSAATIAGSIDALVQADAADGFILVPHITPGGLDAFADSVVPLLQERGVFRTEYEGTTLRDHLGLAVPAPASTPAPAPAPVS from the coding sequence ATGAGCAGCAAGCCGCTCAAGCAGATCCATCTCGCGGCCCACTTCCCGGGCGTCAACAACACCACCGTGTGGAGCGACCCGGCCGCCGGCAGCCATATCGACTTCGACTCGTTCATCCACTTCGCGCGGACGGCCGAGCGCGCCAAGTTCGACTTCCTCTTCCTCGCGGAGGGCCTGCGCCTGCGCGAACAGGGCGGTGAGATATACGACCTGGACGTGGTCGGCAGGCCCGACACCTTCACGGTACTCGCCGCCCTGGCCGCGGTGACCGATCGTCTGGGGCTGACCGGCACCATCAACTCCACCTTCAACGAGCCCTACGAGGTGGCCCGCCAGTTCGCCACGCTCGACCACCTCTCGGAAGGCCGGGCCGCCTGGAACGTGGTCACCTCCTGGGACGCCTTCACCGGCGAGAACTTCCGGCGCGGCGGGTTCCTGCCGCGCGAGGACCGCTACTCACGCGCCCAGGAGTTCCTGGCCACCGCCACCGAACTGTTCGACTCCTGGGACGGCTCCGAGATCGCCGCCGACGCCGGGTCCGGCACCTTCCTGCGGAACGCGCGGGCCGGGGTCTTCGCCCATCGGGGCCGGCACTTCGACATCGAGGGTCGGTTCAACGTGCCGCGCAGCCCGCAGGGCCGGCCCGTGATCTTCCAGGCGGGCGATTCCGAGGAGGGCCGGGAGTTCGCCGCCGCCGGCGCCGACGCGATCTTCGGACGGTACGGAACCCTCGACGCGGGGCGGGAGTTCTACGCGGACGTCAAGGGCCGGCTCGCCCGGCACGGCCGGACGCACGACCAGCTGAAGATCCTCCCGGCGGCCACCTTCGTGCTCGGCGACACCGACGCGGAGGCCCGGGAGATCGCGCACGAGGTGCGCCGCCTCCAGGTCAGCGGGCAGACCGCGATCAAGTTCCTGGAGCACGTCTGGAACCGGGACCTGTCCGCCTACGACCCGGACGGTCCGCTGCCCGAGACCGACCCCCTGGTCGGGGAGAACACCATCGCCCTGGGGCGGGCGAGCGTACGGCAGTTCCGCGATCCGCTCGCCACCGCCCGGCAGTGGCGGGAGCTGGCCCGGGCGAAGAACCTGTCGATCCGCGAGCTGGTCATCGCGACCACCGCCGACCAGACCTTCGTCGGTTCGGCCGCCACCATCGCCGGGTCGATCGACGCGCTGGTGCAGGCGGACGCCGCCGACGGGTTCATCCTGGTCCCCCACATCACCCCGGGCGGCCTGGACGCCTTCGCGGACTCCGTCGTACCGCTGCTCCAGGAGCGGGGGGTCTTCCGCACCGAGTACGAGGGCACCACCCTGCGCGACCACCTCGGCCTCGCGGTTCCGGCCCCTGCCTCCACCCCTGCCCCTGCCCCTGCCCCGGTCTCGTGA
- a CDS encoding ABC transporter substrate-binding protein, producing the protein MHHEPTLRVRLLRGLGAATAAVTLAGGLTACGDAEATATPSASGKVTVGAESNGAARRTELSVPVVESLRARLPAAVRERGELVVGVGALPAGFPPLAYVGTDQKTLTGAEPDLGRLVAAALGLKPVVKNSTWENLFVGIDSGKVDVAFTNVTVTEERKKKYEFASYRQDNLAFEVLKDSPWNFDGDYRNLAGRTVAVSSGTNQEKILLEWQKKLRAEGKDLTVKYFPDANSVFLALSGKKIDINFAPNPSIAYHVTQTANGSTPTRNAGSFSGAGESLQGLIAATAKKDSGLAEPVAAAVNHLIENGQYEKLLAAWNLSNEAVKTSAVNPPGLPLSNS; encoded by the coding sequence ATGCACCACGAGCCCACCCTGCGCGTCAGACTCCTGCGCGGCCTCGGCGCCGCGACGGCCGCCGTGACCCTGGCCGGCGGACTCACCGCGTGCGGTGACGCCGAGGCCACCGCGACGCCCAGCGCCTCGGGCAAGGTCACCGTCGGCGCGGAGTCCAACGGCGCCGCCCGGCGGACGGAACTGTCCGTCCCCGTCGTCGAGTCGCTGCGCGCCCGGCTGCCGGCGGCCGTCCGCGAACGGGGCGAGCTGGTCGTCGGTGTCGGCGCGCTGCCCGCCGGCTTCCCGCCGCTGGCCTACGTCGGCACCGACCAGAAGACGCTCACCGGCGCGGAGCCGGACCTGGGCCGGCTGGTGGCCGCCGCCCTCGGGCTCAAGCCGGTCGTGAAGAACTCCACCTGGGAGAACCTCTTCGTCGGCATCGACAGCGGCAAGGTCGACGTGGCCTTCACCAACGTCACGGTCACCGAGGAGCGCAAGAAGAAGTACGAGTTCGCCTCGTACCGGCAGGACAACCTGGCCTTCGAGGTGCTGAAGGACAGCCCCTGGAACTTCGACGGCGACTACCGCAACCTCGCGGGCCGGACGGTCGCCGTCAGCTCGGGCACCAACCAGGAGAAGATCCTCCTGGAGTGGCAGAAGAAGCTGCGGGCCGAGGGCAAGGACCTCACCGTCAAGTACTTCCCCGACGCCAACAGCGTCTTCCTCGCCCTGAGCGGCAAGAAGATCGACATCAACTTCGCCCCGAACCCCTCCATCGCCTACCACGTCACCCAGACCGCGAACGGCAGCACCCCCACGCGCAACGCGGGGTCCTTCTCCGGCGCCGGCGAGTCCTTGCAGGGCCTGATCGCGGCGACCGCCAAGAAGGACAGCGGGCTGGCCGAGCCGGTGGCCGCGGCCGTCAACCACCTGATCGAGAACGGCCAGTACGAGAAGCTGCTGGCGGCCTGGAACCTCTCCAACGAGGCCGTCAAGACCTCTGCGGTCAACCCGCCCGGCCTGCCCCTGAGCAACTCGTGA
- a CDS encoding amino acid ABC transporter permease: MTESLVLAAPTGPSGPPAPAERVRPLRRPGRWLATGVVLVLASQAVHGLLTNPFYQWHRFAYWFLRPVILEGLLITLQVAAYSAVLGLVGGVLLALARLSANPVLRSVSWTYVWLLRSVPLIVVLLFLYNLGALYPTFGIGVPFGPAFLTFDETRPAPDMVIAVVGLSLAEAAYAAEVVRAGLLSVDQGQHEAAAALGLPGRYRFTRIVLPQALRAIVPSYVNLLIGLVKATSLVFYVSLLDLFGSVQSLAGTYSGDVVPLLLVATAWYVILTSLISVVQFYVERHYARGALRTLPPTPLQRVRVALRELRVRFRKETAR; this comes from the coding sequence GTGACCGAATCCCTTGTCCTCGCCGCGCCCACCGGCCCGTCCGGCCCGCCCGCGCCAGCCGAGCGGGTCCGCCCGCTCCGCCGGCCCGGGCGGTGGCTCGCCACCGGCGTCGTGCTGGTGCTCGCCTCCCAGGCCGTGCACGGACTGCTCACCAATCCCTTCTACCAATGGCACCGCTTCGCCTACTGGTTCCTGCGGCCCGTCATCCTCGAGGGGCTGCTCATCACCCTCCAGGTGGCCGCGTACAGCGCGGTGCTGGGCCTGGTCGGCGGTGTTCTGCTCGCCCTCGCCAGGCTCTCCGCCAACCCGGTACTGAGGTCGGTGAGCTGGACGTACGTCTGGCTGCTGCGTTCCGTGCCGCTGATCGTCGTCCTCCTCTTCCTCTACAACCTCGGGGCGCTCTACCCCACTTTCGGCATCGGGGTGCCGTTCGGACCGGCCTTCCTCACCTTCGACGAAACCCGGCCGGCCCCGGACATGGTCATCGCGGTCGTGGGCCTGAGCCTGGCCGAAGCCGCGTACGCGGCCGAGGTGGTACGGGCGGGCCTGCTCTCCGTGGACCAGGGCCAGCACGAGGCGGCGGCCGCGCTGGGACTGCCCGGGCGCTACCGGTTCACCCGGATCGTCCTGCCGCAGGCGCTGCGGGCGATCGTCCCCTCGTACGTGAACCTGCTGATCGGGCTGGTCAAGGCCACCTCGCTGGTCTTCTACGTGTCCCTGCTCGACCTGTTCGGCTCGGTGCAGAGCCTGGCCGGCACCTACTCGGGCGACGTGGTGCCGCTGTTGCTGGTGGCGACCGCCTGGTACGTGATCCTCACCAGCCTGATCTCCGTCGTCCAGTTCTACGTCGAGCGGCACTACGCGCGCGGTGCGCTGCGCACGCTGCCGCCCACCCCGCTGCAACGGGTCCGGGTGGCCCTGCGCGAGCTGCGGGTCCGCTTCCGGAAGGAGACGGCTCGATGA